CAAGCGTTGCATGCTGGTGCTGGTGCTGGTGCTGGTGCTGGTGCTGGATGCATGGGGCGAAGTGAAGCGCTTGCCATGGCCCTGCAGCGCGATGGCGTGCGCGTGAGCAATCGCTGCAGCCAGCGCGCGGCCGGCAGTCAATACACCCGGAACTCGGCCCTGCAGCCATCGCTGACCCAGATACCGCGACGGTCCCAGCCCCAGTTGTGGTCTTCGATGCAGGTCGTCACCGACTTCTGCTTGACCATGCGTACCTCATGACGCACGCGGATGCGGCATTCCTTGTCCTTCTTTTCGTAGGACTCACAGACCAGGCGTTCACCCTCATCGTCGCGATCACGGCCCCTGCCGCGTCCCGGCCAGCGGCCATGTTCGTCGGCGACAAACTCGGCACGGCAGCCGTCGGTCACCCACAGCATGCGACGGCTCTGGCCCCAGTTCTGGTTTTCCACGCAGCGGGTGACCGATAGTTGCCTGGCCAGGCGCATCGGGCCCTCGATCGGGCATTGCTCGGTCTTGTTGAACTGCGACTCGCAGCGAAGCGCGGGAATGTGCGCTGCGTCGTAATCCTGGGCGGCCACGGTGATGGCTGCAAGCAGCATGGCCAGGGAGATGCCGCCAATGGGCAGCAGCAGGCGATGGGTCATGGGGGCCTCGTTGAGGGAGCGGGGCGGCAAGAATGACCCAGCCCGGGTTCATTGGAACGCTTCGTTCCCGACGTGGCTCAGTGGGGATTTAGTAGTGCGCGCGGGTCCATGCAGAGGCTTACATCCCGTATCATCGCTGCACATCCGATCGCATCGGGTTACACCTTCTTACATGTCTTCCACGCCTGTGGGCGCGGCCTGTGGCGGCCGTCACTGGCGCGCGGCCGACCTGTGGAGGACGATGCGCGGACCACGACGACCACAGGGGGTTGCGTTGATCAGCAGTATCGTCATTCATCGCTCGGCAGGCGCAGGCGCCGCCGAGGTGCAGGTCCTGGACACCACGTTCAAGGGCAAGCATGTGTTCGTTGCCTGGGGGCTGCGCGGGCCGGAACTGACCCGCAGCGCGGACCCGGCTGCCACTGTGGCTGCGCGCAAGGCGCTGCAGTCCGTGGCAGGGCACAGCGAGGGGCCGCGCAGCCCGGAAGTGTTCATTGCCAACCAGTCTGCGGTGGCGATCACCGTCTATCGCCTGCTCACCGAAGCGCGCTCGGGAGATGGCGTCTTCTTCCTGTGCGATTCGCAGGCCGTGGTCGACTGGTTGATCACCGCGCTGGAAGTCCGCGACGCGGGCTGATTCCGCGTCGCGCATTGCGGCGTCTCAGCCGAGTGCTGCATCCACCGCAGCCAGCGCATGCAGGGTGGTGGTGTCGAACAGCGGTACTGCGCTGTCTTCCGGCCGTACCAGCAGCATGATCTCGGTACAGCCCAGGATGATCGCTTCAGCGCCGCGCTCGACCAGGCGCGCGATCACGCCGGCGTAGAGCTGCCGCGAGCGCTCGCTGACCACGCCGGCAATCAGCTCCTGGTAGATGATGTCGTGCACGTTGCGGCGGTCATCGGCATCAGGCACCACTACCTCCAGGCCGAAGCGTTCCTGCAGGCGGCCTCGATAGAAGTCCTGCTCCATGGTGAAGGCCGTACCGAGCAGGCCCACTTTGCGCGCACCTGCCTGCAGGATCGCGGTCGCGGTCGGATCGGCGATGTGCAGCAGCGGCAGCGTGCAGGCCGCCTCGATGCGATCGGCCAGCTTGTGCATGGTGTTGGTGCAGACCAGCAGCAGGTCGGCGCCGCCCGCCTGCAGGCGCCGCGCGCCATCGACCATGTGATCACCCAGGGCGTCCCAGTCGCCGTCGTGCTGCAGCTGCTTGATGCCGGCGAAATCCACCGACCACAGCAGCAGCTGTGCGGAGTGCGCGCCTCCGAGCCGCCGCCGGACCTCCTCATTGATGAGGCGGTAGTACTGGGCCGAACTTTCCCAACTCATGCCGCCGATCAGGCCGAGGGTCTTCATGCGCTGCTCCAGGGAAGAGGCGGCCATTGCAGCACAATGAGGAAGGGCATTGCACAACGCATGGGCGTTGGGCAGGCCACGCGGGTGGGGTCTGATCGACCCCGGTGCTGCTGCGGCGCGATAATGTTGCTACCAATGGGAGGGCAGGGCGATGGGCGAGTGTTGCGGCTGTGGCAAGACCCTGGACGTGGCGGCGATGCAGGCGCGGCACCGGCGCGTGCTGTGGATCGTGCTGCTGGTCAATCTGGCCACCTTTGCGTTGATGGTCGCTGCCGCCGGGTACAGCCATTCGTCCTCGTTGCTGTCCGGCGCCCTGGACAACCTGGGTGACGCGGCGACCTATGCGTTGAGCCTGGCGGTGGTCGGCGCAGGCCTCGTGGCCAAAGCGCGGGTTGCCCTGTTCAAGGGATTGCTGATCCTGGCGGCGGCCCTCGTGGTGGCTGCGCAGATCGGATGGCGGTTGCTGCACCCGGAGGTGCCCCTGTTTGCCAGCATGGGCCTGGCGGCGCTGCTCAACCTGGCCGCCAACGCGGCGTGCCTGTGGTTGCTGACCCCTTATCGCAACGACGACATCAACCTGGCGTCCGCCTGGGAATGCTCGCGCAATGACCTGTATGAGGGCGCATCGGTGTTGCTGGCCGCGGGCCTGGTAGCGCTGTTCGGTGCGGGCTGGCCGGATCTGCTGGTAGCGGTCGCACTGCTGGTGCTGTTCCTGCGCTCGGCGTTGCGGGTCCTGCGCTCGGCCTGGGGGGAACTGCGCAGCGCGCGCCTGCTGGCGTCGTGAGTGCGCGTCTGTAACCGTCGCATCCGCGCCAGGCTGTATGTGACGCAGGCCATGGCCACGCTCTAAGCTTGCTGGGTTTTCCTGCGTGGATGTTGAAATGGCCCTGCATACCTGGTGGTGGTTCCTGGCCACGGTCTTTGTCCTGTGCGGCACGCCGGGGCCGAACATGCTGCATATCCTCGGCCGCAGCGTCGGACTCGGCTTCCGCGGCAGTGTGCCGGCGATGGCCGGTTGCCTGCTGGCGATGCTGCTGGTGCTGGCGGCCTCCGCAGCGGGCCTGAGTGCGCTGCTGCATTCCTCGCCGATGCTGTTCGAGGTGCTGCGCTATCTGGGCGTGGCCTATCTGGCCTGGCTGGGCCTGAGGGCATGGCGCGACAGCTGCCGTCCCGCGCCTCCGGTGACGGTGGATGCCGTAGTGCCGATGACGCCGACGCTTGGTGCCTGGACCGTGTTCCGTGGTGGCCTTCTGGTGGGTCTGAGCAATCCCAAGCTGCTGCTGTTCGCGGCGGCGTTCCTGCCGCAGTTCGTCGATCCGTCGCGCAGCCAGGCGGTGCAGTACAGCGTGCTGGTCGCCACCTTCGCGGCCTGCGAACTGTTCTGGTACGTGATGTACGCGGCCGGCGGTCACGGCCTGCGGCGTTGGCTCGCAAAGCCATTCGCGCGGCGCTGGTTCGAGCGCCTGGTGGGAAGTGTGTTCCTGGCGTTCGCGGTGGCGCTGCTGCGTTTCCGCCCGCGCTGATTCACGCCGTGCACGCGGCCTGTTCACGACTGCGGCATCGGCCGCAGCCTAAGTTGATCCTCCAGTTTGGAATCCCTGCGGGGAAAGGATCGACATGATCAAGTGGGCCATCATTTTCGCCGTCATCGGCATCATCGCGGGCGTGCTCGGCTTCGGTGGCATTGCCGGTGCCGCGGTCGGCATCGCCAAGTTCCTGTTCTGGGCCGGCATCATCATTGCCGTGGTGTTGTTCCTGCTCGGCATGAGCGTGGCCAAGAAGGTCAGCTAGCGCCGTGGTCGCGCAGCAGTGTGCTCAGTGCGCGCTGCTGCGCGAGAACAGGTTGATCACCAGCACGCCGGCGCAGATCAACCCGATGCCGATCAGGGCCGGTGCATCCAGGCGCTGCTTGAACACCACCAGCCCGATCAGCGAGATCAGCACGATGCCGACACCGGACCAGATCGCATAGGCGATGCCGGTCGGCACCGACTTCATGGTCATCGACAGCAGGTAGAAGCACAGCCCGTAGCCGACCAGTGCGCCCAGCGTCGGCGCCAGCCGGCTCATGCCATCGGAAGCCTTCAGCAGCGAGGTGGCGATCACCTCCAGCACGATGGCGGCAGCGAGATAGGCGTAGGGGTTCATCATCGGCTCCGGTTCACTGCGGGTCGCACAGCTTCAGCGCCTGCTCGGCCATCGCCACTGCGTTGATGCGCTCGTTTTCGTCCAGCGGGCGCCCGTAGGCGGTGGCCCAGTAGCCATCGGCGGCGCAGCGCGCGGCGTACAGCCGTGGGTCGCCGGCTTCTTCAGGGAATTCGGCCAGCATCGCGCGCTTCCAGTCGCGCCAGTGCGCAAGCAGGCCCGGTTCCATCAGGTTGCCCAGTGTCAGGCCGATGTCGTTCTCCTGTTCCTGCTGCAGCAGATGCTCGAAGTTGGCCTGCACATAGGCACGGCTGAAACAGCCATGGCCCTTCGGGTTTTCCTGCAGAAGGGCACGCACGCGCGCTTCAAATTCGCCAATCAGTGCCCCGATGGCTTCGTCGACCAGGGCCTGCTTGTTGCTGAAATGGTGGAACAGCGCGCCCTTGCTGACCCCGGCTGCCTGCGCGACGTCCTGGACGGTCAGGGCCGCCAGGCCTTGTTGGCCGATCACCGCGATGGTGGCCTGAAGCAGCGACTGGCGCACGCTGTCGGGCGCCTTGCGGCGCGAACGGGAAGGGGATGCGGACATGGCAGGAAGAAACCGACTGGACGGTACGATTGTAGCGCAGGCTTTGCTTTGCGCTGCGCTGCCGGCAAGAGTCCGGCAGCCTGGACTCAATCGCCGATACGTGCGAAGCGCGGTTGCGGTCCGTGTTCGCCAGGAACCTGTTCAATGAACATGGGATACGGACGGACCCAGAGGCCGCCTTCGCCATAGAGGGCGCGATACAGCACCATGGGCTGCAGGGTTTCACTGCTGCGCACGATGTCGATCACTTCGTACTCGCCGCCCTTGAAGTGGCGGTAGCGGCCCGGGGGGAGGGAGGGCAGCGGGCTCAATTCAGCCATGGCGGGCACTGCTCACTTGCGGGCCGGGCTGGCCGGCTTCGCGCAATAACTGTCGATGGCCTCGGCGGTATTGGCCAGGCCCTGGTCCTGCGCCAGTTCCCACGGGCGTTCGCATCGCTGGCTGTGCTCGCACCACTGGTAGCCGGCCGAACCGATGCAGCCGTGGGCATCTCGATCACCGCCGACAACCGGCGTGGCAGGCGAAGCAGCTGCGGCATCGGCGCGGGCGGCTGCCTGATCCTGGCTCGCGCAGGCGGCCAGGAGCAGCAGGGCTGGAATCAGAAAAAGCGCTTTCATCGGGCGGGCTCCGTGCCTAAAGCAACAGTGTCCGCCGTGCTCAATCCGGCATCAAGCACTCAATGCACGGCAGCGCGGATCAGCTCCTCGATCAGCACGACGTAGCTGGCCACGAAATAGAACTTCAGCAGCGTGCCGCGCTGCTGTGAGAAGAAGGTGCGCATGTGGAAGGGGCCCCTGTTGATGACGATAGTGTGAAGCTCCGCTGACTCCGTGACAAGGATCACGAAAATGAACTCGTTAAACCGGCTCAGGGTTGTGAGGGCGCGGGAATCCGACCCAATGGCGCGGCATTTTCGTACATGTCTGATAGGCCGCAGCGCAGGCGCTCGCTAGCCTGATGGTGTACCGGCTGCAGGAGGGGGCCGCTGCCGGTGCATCTTTCCGTCCTGCAGGAGTTTTCCATGGTCATCACTGTCCAATGCAATGCACGGCACTGGTCCGTGCTGGATCCACGCGCCGGTGAGGCCAGCAGCTACGCGCGGGGTGCCGATGCGTTCGATGCCGCCGCAGCACTTGCCCTGGAGCATCACCGTCGCACCGGCCAGCGCAGCACGGTGCGGGTCGAGGCGCTGGGCAGCGCGGTGGATGCGTTGCACGTCGGCGGCTGAAGCCTCTCGGCGGCGCAGTCAGCCGCGGTTGAGTTGTTTGAATGGGGAAAAACCGTGGTGGTGTGCCCCCCTGTGCGCCGCGCCACGAATCCCGGATGCTTGCGCCATCGTATTCATCTGGAGATATCGATGGGCAAGGCACTCACCTGGCGCACTGCGGCCTGCACCCTGCTGCCAATGCTGGCCGCCGCCGCCGGCGGCGCTCAGGCACAGAGCTACGGTTACGGCTATGACGATGACCGCTATGGCGGCCGTGAAGGCAGCGGCATCGTACGCTGCGAGTCGATCAAGAATCGTAGCAACGAGTGCCGCCTGGAGGGGCGGGCGCGGATGATCCGCCAGCTGTCCGGTTCGCCCTGCGTGGAAGGTGAGACCTGGGGCCAGTCACGCTACGGCGTCTGGGTAACCCAGGGCTGCCGCGCCGAATTCGTCGGTGAGTACCGTCGTGGTGGCGGCTGGGGCAATGGTGGAGGCTGGGGTAACGGCAATGGCAACGGTTGGGGCGGCGGTGAGGTGATCACCTGCCATTCCAATGGCCACCGCCAGGAGTACTGCGACGCCCGCATCCGCCGCGGCGTGCGCCTGGTTCGCCAGGATTCGCGCAGTGCCTGCATCGAGGGCCAGACCTGGGGCTGGGATCGCCGGGGTATCTGGGTCAGCGACGGCTGCCGGGCCCAGTTCCAGGTGAATTGAGCGTGGCCCTCTAAAATCAGAAAAATCTGATACAGCTCACATTTTGAACTGTCGTATCTTCTGCGATCAGGGCACCTCTGTGTGTCCCTGATCTGTTGCGATGATGCCTGCCGTGATCGGCAGGAATGTTCCGCTACCGTCGATACGCTGCCTCAAGGAGTGAGCCGCATGTTGATCCGCCTGCAATGCGAACAGCGCCAATGGCGCGTGCTGCATCCGGAACGGCCGGAGCCGATCGATTTCCGCGACGGTGCCCGGGCCTTCGACTTCGCTGAAACCCTGGCGCGCCTGCACTTTGTCGATACCGGGCAGCGCGCTGCCGTGCGCGTGGAAGCCAGCGGCGCCTTCGTGGAAGCGGTCAGCTACGGCTGAGCGCGGGGGCGCAGGTGGCGGCAACCGGGGGCTTTGTCCATGCCATCCACGCATGGCGTGGATCTACCGGGTGTGGCATCCACGCGTAGCGTGGATGCACCCGTTCGGGGAATGGATGCGTGTCTCCGGTAGATCCACGCCATGCGTGGATCCGCCGTCTGCTGAGCTGCTTCAGCCCGCCGCGCTCAGCGGTGGGGTACCCGCGGCCAGCTGAGGCCAACGCTTGAGTATCGCTGCACGGATGCCCGCAGCGTCGATGCCGGCTTCGGCCAGCAGGTCCTCGCGGCTGGCGTGGTGCTGGTAGCTGTCGGGCAGACCCAGGTGCAGGATCGGGCGCAGCACGCCTTCGGCATTGAGCAGCTCACCGACGCCGGAGCCGGCGCCACCGGCCACCACGTTGTCTTCGATCGTCACCAGCCCCTCGTGCTGGGCGGCGACAGCCAGCACCAGCTCGCGGTCCAGCGGCTTGATGAAACGCATGTTGACCACGCTCAGGCCCAGTTCGCGGCCAACCTGTTCGGCGGCGGCCACGGTGCTGCCGAAGGCGAGCAGGGCGATGCGGCTGCCCTGCAGGCGCAGCTCGCCCTTGCCGATCGGCAGGGTGGACAGGTCGGTGCCGGCGGCGACGCCGGTGCCAGTGCCGCGTGGATAGCGCACGGCGGCCGGGCCCGGGTGCTGCAGGCCGGTGCTGAGCATCTGCCGGCACTCCGCTTCATTGGATGGCGCCATCACCACCATGTTCGGCACGCAGCGCAGGAAGCTCAGGTCGAGGTTGCCGGCGTGGGTCGCACCGTCCGGGCCGACCACGCCGGCGCGGTCGATCGCGAACAGTACATCCAGGTCCTGGATGGCCACGTCGTGCACCAATTGGTCGTACGCGCGCTGCAGGAAGGTCGAATAGATCGCCACCACCGGCTTGCCCCCCTGGGTCGCCATGCCGGCGGCCAGCGTGACCGCGTGCTGTTCGGCAATCGCCACGTCGAAGTAGCGCTGCGGGTATTCCTTGCTGAAACGCACCAGGCCGGAGCCTTCGCGCATCGCCGGGGTGATGCCGTAGAGGCGTGGCTCGGCGGCGGCTGCATCGCACAGCCAGTCGCTGAACACGTCGGTGTAAGTGGGCTTCCTGGCGCCGGCCTTGGCCACCAGGCCCTTGTCCGGATCGAACGGACCCACCGCGTGATAGCCGATCTGATCGCCTTCGGCCGGCTCGTAGCCCTTGCCCTTTGTCGTCATCACGTGCAGCAGCTTCGGGCCCTTGGAGGCGCGCAGCGTCTTCAGCGTGGACAGCAGGGCGGGCATGTCGTGGCCGTCGATCGGGCCGGTGTAGTGGAAGCCCATTTCCTCGAACATCGTGGACGGCACGAACATGCCCTTCCAGTGTTCTTCCCAGCGCTTCACGAAGCGCGCCGGGTTGTTCTTCTTGTCGCCGAGGATCTTCTTGCCGCCTTCGCGCAGTGCATTGAGCGTGCGGCTGCCGGTGGCGCGGCCGAGCATCTTGGTCAGGCCGCCGACCGCCTCGGAGATCGACATGTTGTTGTCGTTGAGGATCACCAGCAGGTTCGGCTCCGGCTCCATGCCGCCGGCGTGCATCAGCGCTTCGAAGGCCATGCCGGCGGTCATTGCACCGTCACCGATCACCGCAACGACCTGGCGGTTGTCGCCTTCGGACTGGCGAGCGATGGCCATGCCAAGCGCGGCGGAGATCGAGGTCGACGAATGGCCGACGCCGAAGGTGTCGTACTCGCTCTCTTCACGTTTCGGGAACGGCGCCACGCCGTCCTTCTGCTTGACGGTGTGGATCTCGTCGCGGCGCCCAGTCAGGATCTTGTGCGGGTAGGTCTGGTGACCGACGTCCCAGACCAGCTGGTCCTGCG
This genomic window from Stenotrophomonas maltophilia contains:
- a CDS encoding DUF3011 domain-containing protein encodes the protein MTHRLLLPIGGISLAMLLAAITVAAQDYDAAHIPALRCESQFNKTEQCPIEGPMRLARQLSVTRCVENQNWGQSRRMLWVTDGCRAEFVADEHGRWPGRGRGRDRDDEGERLVCESYEKKDKECRIRVRHEVRMVKQKSVTTCIEDHNWGWDRRGIWVSDGCRAEFRVY
- a CDS encoding aspartate/glutamate racemase family protein produces the protein MKTLGLIGGMSWESSAQYYRLINEEVRRRLGGAHSAQLLLWSVDFAGIKQLQHDGDWDALGDHMVDGARRLQAGGADLLLVCTNTMHKLADRIEAACTLPLLHIADPTATAILQAGARKVGLLGTAFTMEQDFYRGRLQERFGLEVVVPDADDRRNVHDIIYQELIAGVVSERSRQLYAGVIARLVERGAEAIILGCTEIMLLVRPEDSAVPLFDTTTLHALAAVDAALG
- a CDS encoding cation transporter — translated: MGECCGCGKTLDVAAMQARHRRVLWIVLLVNLATFALMVAAAGYSHSSSLLSGALDNLGDAATYALSLAVVGAGLVAKARVALFKGLLILAAALVVAAQIGWRLLHPEVPLFASMGLAALLNLAANAACLWLLTPYRNDDINLASAWECSRNDLYEGASVLLAAGLVALFGAGWPDLLVAVALLVLFLRSALRVLRSAWGELRSARLLAS
- a CDS encoding LysE family translocator encodes the protein MALHTWWWFLATVFVLCGTPGPNMLHILGRSVGLGFRGSVPAMAGCLLAMLLVLAASAAGLSALLHSSPMLFEVLRYLGVAYLAWLGLRAWRDSCRPAPPVTVDAVVPMTPTLGAWTVFRGGLLVGLSNPKLLLFAAAFLPQFVDPSRSQAVQYSVLVATFAACELFWYVMYAAGGHGLRRWLAKPFARRWFERLVGSVFLAFAVALLRFRPR
- a CDS encoding DUF1328 domain-containing protein, whose translation is MIKWAIIFAVIGIIAGVLGFGGIAGAAVGIAKFLFWAGIIIAVVLFLLGMSVAKKVS
- a CDS encoding SMR family transporter; the protein is MNPYAYLAAAIVLEVIATSLLKASDGMSRLAPTLGALVGYGLCFYLLSMTMKSVPTGIAYAIWSGVGIVLISLIGLVVFKQRLDAPALIGIGLICAGVLVINLFSRSSAH
- a CDS encoding TetR/AcrR family transcriptional regulator, with the protein product MSASPSRSRRKAPDSVRQSLLQATIAVIGQQGLAALTVQDVAQAAGVSKGALFHHFSNKQALVDEAIGALIGEFEARVRALLQENPKGHGCFSRAYVQANFEHLLQQEQENDIGLTLGNLMEPGLLAHWRDWKRAMLAEFPEEAGDPRLYAARCAADGYWATAYGRPLDENERINAVAMAEQALKLCDPQ
- a CDS encoding DUF1653 domain-containing protein codes for the protein MAELSPLPSLPPGRYRHFKGGEYEVIDIVRSSETLQPMVLYRALYGEGGLWVRPYPMFIEQVPGEHGPQPRFARIGD
- a CDS encoding DUF3011 domain-containing protein, translated to MGKALTWRTAACTLLPMLAAAAGGAQAQSYGYGYDDDRYGGREGSGIVRCESIKNRSNECRLEGRARMIRQLSGSPCVEGETWGQSRYGVWVTQGCRAEFVGEYRRGGGWGNGGGWGNGNGNGWGGGEVITCHSNGHRQEYCDARIRRGVRLVRQDSRSACIEGQTWGWDRRGIWVSDGCRAQFQVN
- the dxs gene encoding 1-deoxy-D-xylulose-5-phosphate synthase; protein product: MIDSARYPRLARIQTPDDLRTFDESELRAVADELRAYLIESVGKSGGHFAAGLGVIELTVALHYLYQTPQDQLVWDVGHQTYPHKILTGRRDEIHTVKQKDGVAPFPKREESEYDTFGVGHSSTSISAALGMAIARQSEGDNRQVVAVIGDGAMTAGMAFEALMHAGGMEPEPNLLVILNDNNMSISEAVGGLTKMLGRATGSRTLNALREGGKKILGDKKNNPARFVKRWEEHWKGMFVPSTMFEEMGFHYTGPIDGHDMPALLSTLKTLRASKGPKLLHVMTTKGKGYEPAEGDQIGYHAVGPFDPDKGLVAKAGARKPTYTDVFSDWLCDAAAAEPRLYGITPAMREGSGLVRFSKEYPQRYFDVAIAEQHAVTLAAGMATQGGKPVVAIYSTFLQRAYDQLVHDVAIQDLDVLFAIDRAGVVGPDGATHAGNLDLSFLRCVPNMVVMAPSNEAECRQMLSTGLQHPGPAAVRYPRGTGTGVAAGTDLSTLPIGKGELRLQGSRIALLAFGSTVAAAEQVGRELGLSVVNMRFIKPLDRELVLAVAAQHEGLVTIEDNVVAGGAGSGVGELLNAEGVLRPILHLGLPDSYQHHASREDLLAEAGIDAAGIRAAILKRWPQLAAGTPPLSAAG